In Heptranchias perlo isolate sHepPer1 chromosome 9, sHepPer1.hap1, whole genome shotgun sequence, the sequence GCCTGCTCCTAGGCATCTACTAATATCACTCTGAACAAGTTGCTAGAAGACACTTGAGAATAGTCAAGGGATGATTTTCTCTCCAATCAATGCCTTCCCATTATTACCCAGCTTAACTCAGAACATTAAAGGACAGTGGTTAAAGCAGAATTTGTTAAGAAGGGGTGATCACCCATTCCTCCTGACCCTGACTCTATGCGTACCTTTGAACCTGTCCCTACAATGGTTGGCCATACCCGCAACTTTTGACCCAGAAGCAGCAGTAGCATTGCCAGAGGTGAGGGAGAACAGCATCAGCAGCAAGACCAGGAAGTATCATCGAGGCTAGTGATTACTGCCACATTGCTCATCGGATACCCCAGACTAATAATTGAGTACGTTCATGATCCAATTTAAATTGGTCACCTCTTGATTGCCTCTTGATCATAAACTGAACTAGAAAACTCAGGATACTCATACTTCTATGGGTAAAAGCATTGTGGGTTTGGACGCCTCCTCAGTGAAGACACGAAGCATATTTATAGAGTTGACTGAACAGAGGGAAACTTTTTAATGCTAAGTAGTCTCATATCTCGTATTCCATTCTAGTTCAGTAGGGTGCTTACCTGTGGATTACCGGTGCTATTATCAATGCTATTTCTCAGCAAAGACTTAGTGCTACAGATTTGGTTGGGTAAACACTGTGATCCTATTTTGACTATTTCATACGTAGGTGAATAGTAAATTCTGGAGACACCTGATATTGGTGGATACTCAATGGCATCATACCTAAAAGAAACAAAGAGTCACAAAGTCACAAAGAGCAAGGTTCACAAAAGTCTGGTAGAAAAGTTTGTTCATGGagtaaattaatttttgaaatgAGCTAAAGGAATACAATTGACTTATCAGCATTCTAAACATTTTGTTGATTCTCCAACTTCAATTTGAGTTTTCAATTTCAAGTGGCTTTATGAAAATAAAACTAATCATACTGTTTATTCATCATCCAGTAACACTCACCTTATTGGAGAAATGGATGCTAACATTTTAGTGTATTTGTTTGCTGCAGTAGATGAAATTCCAACAGTAGAAGTGAGTCCATGTCTACCTTGTCGTGAAGATCTCTCAGAGAGGAGTTCTGTGTAGTAAAAGATGTAAGAGTAACAGAATGAGTAGATGGTGTCTCCAAGTCATCTCTCTGAATAATCCTAATATTGTTCAATGGATCATTTCAACAGAATGAAATAGCTCTAAATTTAATTTTTCCCAACATAAATTAACTCGACTGTTGAATATTCATTAATTCCTTAAATTCGTTCTTTCTCAGTGGTAGAATCATACACCATGTTACTCATGGGTCTACAGGGGAGCCAGATTAAGTAGTGTAAACGTAGGGAGCTAAACAAGCATCAGTGTAAATCAGTTTTAGAAATTTAATTTGACTTGTGGTTCATGTCAGTTTGTGGATTTCTAATCATTATGCCAGCTGCAGTGCAAATAGCCATCAACACTGTTAGTTGTATTTAAGAACACGTGTTGAATATTTATCTGAGTCCTTCTTTTAATTGAATCTTTCAGACTGTATCATCATTGTCTTAATTATGTTTATATCTGAAGTTTTGGTTTGTTTCTCAATCATACTGGTATGAAAGTTCTCACTGTTGTGAATTAACTTCTTGAAGTACAAGGCTAGTTGAACTCAAACTAGCTGAGAAAATAAAGCTTCACTATAAATTATGTTTAGGATTGGTCTTATTGTTGGAAAAATGGTATTATTAgtttgatataaaaacagaaaatgctggaaatacacagcgggGCAATTAGTATCCGTAAACAAAAAAACCCTTgttcagaactgaaaactgaaagaaACTGCAAGCCCCTAAAGAGAAATAAGTGCTTTTGTAGGGTAATGTATAGGGTGTGTCTTTGGCAGCCATGATGTGTATTtttagcaatttctgtttttatttgatttccagcatttgcaatttatttttctttttgtaaTTCGATATTCGATTTAATCAAGTTTGGGGAAAAGTATCTTTAAAACTGGACTAGGTTGACAGATATAGTTGATTTTATCCTTCTGAGCATGTCAATGTGTCAAAAGTGTAGTATTTATGTTAGTCTAGGTTTGGCTCGgtggctgtccctttaaatccaaTCACAATACATAGGGATTTTAAAGCCAgctgcagttttttaaaaaaacaaaccctGCCCCAGCCGAATTCCAATACAAGTGTTACAAAGACAGTTTGAACTGTAGGCTTTGAGGGAGGAACAAAGCTACTTTCGGACAAACACAAactgagaaggggttaattaataatcttgttgtgcggggtcctttagggaagagtgatcataacatgatagaattcttaatTAAGATgggaagtgaagtagtccaatccgaaactagggtcctaaatctaaacaaaggaaacagcgaaggtatgaggagtgagttggctatgatagattggggagcttcattaaaaggcatgacggtggataggcaatggctaacatttaagaacaaatgcatgaattgcaacagttatacattcctttctggcgcaaaaacacaaaaggaaaaacggcccaaccatggctaacaaaagaaattaaggatagtattagatccaaagaggagtcatataaagttgccagaaaaagtagcaagcctgaggattcagcaaaaaaggacca encodes:
- the LOC137325038 gene encoding uncharacterized protein; amino-acid sequence: MLASISPIRYDAIEYPPISGVSRIYYSPTYEIVKIGSQCLPNQICSTKSLLRNSIDNSTGNPQISHLNMTLDRAVEAANSMKKTTRRMVKILSADLAKAEYYKYLYDF